A region of the Apus apus isolate bApuApu2 chromosome 5, bApuApu2.pri.cur, whole genome shotgun sequence genome:
GGCTcgttatttgaaaaaaatgaaggagcACTAAGCTGGAGGCAACTTGATCTCAGAAACCTGAAACTCTTGTAGGTTCCATACCCGTGCTGAAGCATCAACTAGACCTAATGTTTCAAACATCTGCAATCGTAGGTGTACTTTATAGCAAGCAAAGTTCATGTTCTGAGGATAGAGGTGAAACGGGACTGTTAGCTTctaatactgattttaaaataggcTTTATTTGCTTATAGATATTATTGGGGGTGGGAAGTGCTTTGGACTAAAATTGCAATGTGCTTCAAGAAGTACTTACATGGACTTGGTCAGACTGTTGCACTGTTGAGTAACAGCTTGGTTATATAGTGTCCATCACATCTTTGTATTCTGCACATAGGCAAAGGGCAGACAAATGGTGATTCTTATATATTCCTGGACAGGTTGGGAGGAGTGGGAAGGGagcatatttatttcaaaaggtgACCTAGTACTTTTGACAGAGTGTAACTTTTGCCCAGCTTAGATTTTGGGTACTTGCAGAGATTCTGTATTGTCAGCCAGCTCACAAGTGCTCCCCTGCTTGCATGGTCCAGTGTGGTTTTTAGTTATGAACTTGAGGGAAATGAGCCAAAACCCAAAATGAGTGTAATTGCTCatctataaatatatacataaagtaacactgcaaaaacaatttaaattctTGGTTCTTGAGTGTGGATTCTAACTTTTCAGTAATATGTAATCTTTATGACttgtaataacattttttaaaagttcagtgCCTGCTCTTTGTAATAGGTGGTGATTACACAATGTAGATAAATGTCACAAGTTATGTGTTATGTACTGGTTGCTATGTAAAAGATTCTGGGCACTTTAAACACAGAGCTTGAAATGAGTTATTCTCCTTGTCCgcaatgatttttaaattctttttgaAATGTGTGTCAGTCTGTCTTTTTGGTGAGGCCCTTTGAAATGTGAATCCTGAGTATttgaaacagctttaaaaatgagAACTTCTCCAAATgtagaacattttaaatttaatttaatttaaattgaaCTGTGTTAAAATTAGCTGGTTTGTTTCGAGGTTCTGTTTCAAACTGGAAACTCCAGCTCCTGGGAATCAGAGTATACAAGAAGCCTGCACTCTGTTGTTTCTATTTGTTTACTCAGGAGGTAAAGATTTTGGTATGTAATATTCTTTtttataaacataaaatatattgaaactTAGAATGCAAATCAAATTGCAAGCAGCTACCAATGTTTTTTGTGGTGACTTCCTGAAGTTGAAGAGTAGAGGTTGTTTTCTGTccttgaaataataatttcaagctctgattttgaagtaaaatatgTTCTACTGAGACATGATTTGGGGCTAACATTTCTGTACATTGAAAAAACCTGAATACCGATGCAATGGTGCTGATCAAAAATGAGATGCAGATCCTATCCCatagttttcttaattttttggGACAGGGATGTTGAAGTCAGTGGTATAAAGTTCTGTTAAGAGCACATGCCTTGGTTTGCTCTGGATCTGATGTGGAAACGTTGGACTAAACAGTCTGGATGTTTTTGACTTTGTAAAACCAATAAAAAGGAATTTACTCTGAATCTttaatgtgttggtttttttcctttgtcctggttttgctgaGAGAGAATTATACAATCTCTTGTTCTGTTCAGGTAAGCTGCATTTCTGAGCAGGCTGCAGCACCCAATTCAGTGGTAACAAAGCTGTTAAGACACTTGGCTTTAGTTTGTGGCCAGCCTTGGTGTGTGGGTTTCCATAGTCATTGAGGTCTTCAGCAGTTGTGTAAAAAAGGGCCAGGGCCCTTGACCCAAGCTGGCCAACAGAAATATTCTGCACCACAGATGTCACACTTACTATAAATAGGGGAGTTTGCTGGTGACAGGTCTCTTTCCTCAGTGGCTGCCATCCCTGGGGAGCTCTTGCCTGTCCTGCTCCTGAGGTCTGCTCTTGTGCTTGCTGTGGCTGTCACACTTTCACTAGAGCTGGGGTGCTGGCAGTGCTAGGTAAGTATAACTTTGTACATTTTGCAGTAGTATTGGTAATAGTTTTTGTTACTATTTTATTAATTGTTTCCATTTCAACTCAATGGGCCTTTCTTTTTCCCGGTTCCCCATCTCAGGTGGAGTTCTTGAGTGGTAAGAAAAACTGTCTAAACGAAGACGTATGCAAAATGTTTGTGTGTACATTCAAATGCCTGATTGTCCTTTATCATATATAATAATGCAATTTAAATTGCTGTAATTTTACATGCCAAAACCCAGAGCTTTTATTAATctgttttcctgattttttaaatctattttacagtgctgatattttaaaataatggaagcACAAAATTAACTGTTAATTAGAACTATGGATTAAGCTGTATATAAGAAGCAGTTATTTCTGGATAACCATTTTCTGGCGATGGAAGGTGTTTGGAAAGCTGTGTCTGAGGGCAGTGCCAGCTGGCACCGGAGCCCTGGGCAGGAGTCACTTTTTAACCTAAATTGCCTTGACTGCTTTTGAAGCTGAGCTCAGCGATTGAGATGATGTGTGTGCAAGCTTCCCAGCTCCTTTGAATTCCTCGCGGTACCGTCACGCCCCTTTGCAGCCCTGCTCCGAAGGGTTTTCATCGCCGATGCCGTGCAGAAGCTGGAGGGACCTTTCTCTCCCTTGTTGGAATGGGAACCCCGGGGCAGGAGGGTACCGAGTTCTCCTGATCCCGAGGAACCAaagcgggggcggcggggctgcgcggAACCCGCGGCGAGGGCTGCggcgcgggcggggcgggacTGCGGGGCGGGATTGCACGGCGGGGCGGGGCACCGGGCGGGGCGGGACTGCACGGCGGGGCGGGGcaccgggcggggcggggcaccgggcggggcgggactgcggggcggggcggggcggggcgcggcaccgggcggggcggggcacCGGGCGGGGcaccgggcggggcggggcacCGGGCGGCATggcggggcggcggcagcgggccCGGGTGCAGGGCGGCTGGGCCGGCGCCCCGGCAGGCCGGCCCGCGGGCGAGGCCCAGCGCGCAGGTGAGGagcggcggccccgggcggCACGCAGGGGCTGGGCCCTGCCCCGCGGCCGAGCGAGCGCCCGGGCCTTGTCGGGGCTTTTCTGAGCGGGCCGCGGTGCTGCGGAGGGGCCGGCGCTGCGAGCCCCGGCCCCGCGTTGTGCGCGGGAGCGGGGGTCTCtggcagccccgcagccccgctgTGCTGTGTGTCCGTGGCGGGGGGCGCGGAGCCCTGAGCGGTGTCCGGCTGCTGTGGAGAGCGGCAGCGCGGGCGCTCCAGCCCGGGCACCGGCACCTGCCGTGGTGCTGCTGCGCCTTCCGGGCACGCGGCAGCCAGGGCCAGCGCCGCGGAAAAGGCCGGAGTTAACGCGGCCGGTTTGTGTCTGAGCCAGGGCGCAGCGGCGGGGCAGCACCGCTGGGTCTCCTGTCTGGCCCGGAGCACCCGTTTGCCTGGAGAACGCGGGCAAAGCTCCACCTTCCGCCGGCCAGACTGCGAGACCAGGAAAGCTCCGGCTTCTCTGCAGACTGTGTGTCCCGGGCAAGCTGATTGATtttaatcctgaaaaaaaagtagccaacaagtggtgttcctcagggctcagtgtcgGGACTGTTTCTGTTCGGCATCTGTGTTGGTGATCTCGGTAAGGACACGGAGTGTAAGCTCACAGGTGACACCAAGCCAGGCGGGcgtgttgatctgcatgaggacagggaggctctgcgGGGAGACTTGGATAGATcagatcattgggctaatgttaatggtctgggcttcaacaaggccaagtgccgggtcctgctcttgggccacaacaaccccaggcaacgctccaggcctggggaagtgtggctggaaagtgtctggcaggaaaggacctgggggttctaattgacaagcggctgaatatgagccagcagtgtgcccaggtggccaagaaagccaatggcatcctggcttgttttagaaatagtgtgaccagcagaagtagagaggtgattgtccccctgtactcagcactggtgaggccacacctggagtgttgtgtccagttttgggcacctcaattcaagagagatatcgaggtgctggagtgagtacagaggaggacagtgaagctggtgaagggcctagagaataaatcttatgaagaatgcttgaaggagctgggaatgttcagtttgaggaagaggaggctcaggggagacctcatcagtctctacaactacctgaaaggtcattgtagagaggttggtgctggtctcttttcacaggtaattagcgacagaacaagagggaatggcttcaagctgcaacaggggaggtttggactggacattaggacaaaatttttttcacagaaagagtggttagacactggaataggctgcccagggaggtggtggagtcaccatccctggatgtgtttaagggtcgtttggatgtggtgttggtggagatggtttaggggagaacttcgTAGAGTAGgaatgatggttggacttggtgatcccaagggtcttttacaacctgaatagttctgtgattctatgtagCCTGTAAGTTGTTTGTCACAGGTGTTTCATTCCTTCTGTTCCTAAGGGGAtttttgaaaaacttttttccctgtcttctgAATTATGCAAAGTGAAGACTTTTACTTTGTCTCAGTTTCAAGCacattttttaacttgtttgcATGTGTAAATAAAACACACGAAGTGGTGTGCCTGACTTAATCATCCATATTTTGCCAtctcaaaaaaaatttttaatagaatttttcTCAGATAAATGTCTTTTTgcttcccccaaaaaaataaaaatgtagaggGAAGCAGTTTAGCTGCTTGGAAGAATTTCTGCTGGcatgctgctgtgtttgtggTACAATTGAATGGTTCTGAATGTCATCGTTCCTGATAaaagaatgttttaatttttgtctgtctaggaataacaaataaatattaaaaaaaaaccaaaacactttcGGGGCAGTTTAAACTCTTATGTAATGTAGGTTTGGCTACTCTGGAGTCTCTGCCAAGCAGAGGAGAATGCTTCAAAGAATGATTCCATAAGTGCTTCCAAACTCTATTTTTTGTATGGTGAAATTCtatttaatgtttgttttgttgttgttgttgtgttttgttttttttcctccttgctttaGCACCTAAGGCACCTCTGGCCAGCAGCCTTGCTCCTGCAGGCACCAGACCAGCGTGGATGAGGAAAGATCAGCCACACACTGAAAAGCAATTTGTCTTTGAAAAGCCATCAGAGGTAAAAATTGCATGGTAGAAATTGCAGAATCTCATATTTTACTAAACTTCAAATGATAAAAATTATCAGACTTTGAGATTACAGTCTcttgcttaaaaacaaattaagtaCTCAGCTGAGCTGCACTTTGGGTTTTTACCAAGCAGAGTTTGCAGCTCTTGCATATATGGCAAACAAAGTCTCTATTTAGCCTCAGACTTGGAGTATTCATTAGGTACCtgttaattacttttttcagaaagctgaaataatatGTTCTTCTATTTATTCAGAATAATGCAGTGCCCTAAGCATGATTTGAGCTGTTTTTCTCTTAGTCAGGCTGTGTGTCTTACATGTTGCAGGGGAACAGcatgagatttattttatagACTTTGCTTTATGTCCTGTCACCAGATGGAGAATATTTTGCTCCGTGCAGTGGGAGAGCTGTTCATTCctttcttggggaaaaaatagtctTGAACACTTTTTTCTAAGACAGAAGTGTTTGAAAGGGTGTCTTCTTGgcttgaaattatttcagatggTCTGGGAagattctgttttctctttggcAGAGCCCTGGTATCTATATTATACTATATTTTGACCCTCTTGTGTGGTCAGTTTATTTCCATCTATTTCAGCACTCTCTTGAGCTCACAGAAGAAAAGTGTGAGTCCCTGAGACAACTAGAATGATAATCCAGGCAGGGCCAGGCTAAATTAAACtactgtgtttttgtttttacaaaaaacagTTATCTCAAGCTGTGCAGACAATTTTACAGTGTCAGTTCCTGCTATGTGTGGTCTATCTTGTGTTTTGCTCATTGTCTGGAGCCTAGGATTTGTTCATCCCTCCTATAGTTGCTCTAGATTTTTACTTCCAAATGTAAAGAtaagattttttgttgttgttgcagtTGATAAATAGCAAGCATTGTAATAATccaaataatttagaaattatgTCCTTTAGGGGGCAGTTGATTGTTAAAAACCACCTGCCATTGTAGCAGCATGTAAGAGTTTTATGGAACATGGAGAGAGTGGGAGGGTTCTTACTGCTTACCAGTTGTCCAGAGGCATGTTTTTGTTATTGATGTGCTAGTATGCAGCTGTACAGAGTTACTGTGGATGGCAGTCAGTTCTGTTTGACCTGAACATGCCAGGTACTTAAATGCTTGGTATTCACCATGTATTGTCTTGTTACCTTTCAGGTGGTGCACAAAGTTCCTGAGGCAGGCATGATAGAGTGAGTATTCTGCTGACGTCACTGTCCTTCATGCGGTTTGTCTGCCTTGGTGGCTGGTGGGAATCTGCTGAAACACTGCCTTCTCCACTTACAACTGCCATGCCTTTGGAAAAAATTTCAGTACAAAGGGTGGAGTTTCAGCCTTTTTATCCTGAACTGAATTTCTAACCAGTAGAGTACAAGGCTGTGTTAACTAGTTCTTGTAGCTTTGGTGTAGCTGTATGAGCCAGGAAGAATGAGCAGTTGGACATTCCGGATTGACAAAATGGcaaatatgtgtgtatgtggTGTATGGTGAAGATACAGATTTTGAAAACTAGGTTTGCTTTAGTTTGGTTATCTTGGTAGAATTTCCTTACTCGGTGTGCCTATAAATGCAAACCTAATGGTTGAGGTGCAGTCTTGTAtggttttttcctttagatTCCCCATAACATCCCTGGTTTACTTATCTCTAGAGCCCTAAAACTCTGAGCCTTTGGTGAAATAATAGTGAGAGGTAGAAAGTACCCACAAACTCATTTGCTTTTACAACACCCTTTGCTGCCTTACTCTGAACTTTGACTGTCTCCAGCACATTATtgcctccctttttttttctattttaaagaaaatcccTTGTCCGAGATGTTGCAAGCCGGTACTGAGGGACtacttatgtggggaagaaaagaacagtttcccacatcagCTTACAGTAATTCTAGTTCATGATGCTCGGTGTAAGATAATTTCTTGTTGTTTGTCCATCTGATAGCTCTTTCCCttctgcatcctcagcaagCCTGGTGTGTATGAGCTCAGTACAGGACCAAGTGGTGTTTCTAGGTAAGTGGATGAAACTTGTGTGCTGTTGCAGAGTGACATGTTGATACTCATCAAGTCGAGCCTTTGTAGAGTGTTTTGACTGTAGCAGGTGCACATTGCCCTTCCTCTGTGTCTTCTGTTTAGAGTACTTCTGGGAATACTTTCAGTATTGGGTAGCAGAGACTTACACAgttctgagcagctctgaagagAAGTGAACCTCTTAACATCTAGTGCACACTGCATCtagttttttcttctccagaatgAGGAGAAGGAGCTATGTCCATTTATTTCATGATCCAGAGTAAGTTGCTACTTGAAATTTGGATCAGTATTCCTGTGTTAGCAAGTGTTTGATGTCTGTGTTGTATAGTTAAGAGCTACCAAAAACTTTTAGCTGTAAATCAGACCTGTTTTAAATTAGTCTAATAAAAGCCTTTAACATTGAGCAGGTTTGGTAACTTTAGAGTTGACCTTTTTGCTTACATGCTAGGCCTTAATTATCTCAGCTTCagaaaacttcagaagaaaacctTGCTCTGTCATTCCTACTAACtataatgcattttattttaccttgCTGACTTAGCTGCAATATAGGTATTAATCCCTTTCTTCTGAATTAGTTAGGTTTTATTAATAGTGGAAAAAATGCCAAGGACGTGGTAACTTTTTGTGCCTTTATTTcaaagcttgttttcttctaaaactgCAAATGAGGTTTTATACCCATTTGAAAAGTAACTATTTTGGCcagctgcaaagagaaaagataCACAACCAGCTGGCTTATTCTGTCATGTTCtggaatttgttttcttaatgtctTGCTGGAATATATAAATTTCTGGAAAGTTAATAATCTGATTTTGCATCTCTTTTAGTACCTTTACTATATATATTCTTATTGTGATGTCTTTGGAGCACTGAATAGTTGTGAGAATAACCTCTTGTGAACAGCATTCCTATTCTGCAGCCCACCACAGTGGCTGGAATATTTAAATGCTACTGTTAGTGCAGTTTAAATATAAAAGGTGtatatgaaaaagtaaaaataggAGAGGTTAAATGCTCTATGATTCTTGTGCTTGGAAAAGAGAGGACAGGATGGCAATAGTGGTAAAGGGTTATCAAATTCTGAGTGGCGTGGAGATGGTGAATGAAGGGCAATTATTTACTTACATTGATTGTAGTACCATAATCAGGGCTATCTAATTTATCAGATGTGAAATTAATAACAAGCAGAAGGATGTCATTTTTCACACAGTGTATGGCAGATTGTAGGACTCATTGGATAGTTTTGGTGTcacatgttttaaaaagcaattagaTGCATTTGGTGGGGGGAAGACTGATCaggagctcctgctgcctttctggTCTTTCCTTCAAATCACCTTTTGGCTGTGGTCAGGAATAGGATACTGGGCTTTGCCTTTTTGTCTGATGCATTTCAGCCATTCTTACATCCTTTGGGAATCTTGTAAATTAGAATATTTTATCACAGCATATATAGAAGTGTATATTCCTTCCATCTtctatttgtctttttcttccttaggaTTCATTTGATTTCTGGCTTTATTGACTCGGAACAAGCAGACTGGATGTTTGAACAACTCCTCAAAGACATACCTTGGGGTCAGAGAACTCACATCAGACAGGGTAAGGGGTGTGTAGACAAACTTCTTAGGTCATTTCCAGGTCATTTCCATTCCAAAATTCATGCACAGTTtataattgtttttcattttacatattACCACTGCTTCCTATGTTTCCTTCCAGATTATCTATGCATATCTGAAGAGTACTGCTGCTTAATTTTCAATCTCTATCACCATGTTCATATTGCCAATTAAATAAGATCTTTGCAAATCAAAATTCCCTGTCTTAAACATACTGTCTCACAATTgcaaaaaatctgttctttgaGGTTTTCATCGCCAGGAAtattttttgcctctttctcTTCAGATCCCAGCAGAGCATATTTCTCTTCCCTTGCCTTTGCTCAATAGTTGCAGTATGCACTAAGTGAGGGGACTGCTATTCTGGATTTGTTCACTAAGGGGCATCTGTTCCAGCtaaatttttcttcagtcagGAATGGATGTAAGATAGTATATCAGAGGAGTTACTGCGCAGAGCTGGAAAGTAACTTCAACATCTGTGTTTATTGGCTTGCAGTAAAGGTACAATATAATGGAGAATGTTATCTGTCAAGCAGGAGAAATAGCTACTAAGATAGTCTTTTCAGAAGTTGAAAGTACTTTTTAACTTGATGTTCGTTTTACACCACAGAGCATGCTCATATTTGACAAAATATTACTTGTCCAGCCTTTGTACAGTCTTCTTCTGTAATGCCTCATTGATGCTGCAGTCCTTTCCCTTTCATCCTTTCTGGTGGCTACATCTTGCAACTTATGCCAGTGTGTTAGGCACTGGATCCATGAGAATATAGAACAAGCCagaattacaaataaaatttcagcttAATTTTACGGTCTTTAAATAGTCCAGTCCTTGCCATGTCTGTCATAGGGGTAAGAAAATGTATGTGATTCTGAGATTTTGGCAAGATAGTTCCTCTTACAGAGGTAGACCTGCTTTTAAATAATCTCATTCCTTCACTGTGATAATTATGTAAGACTGAAGATTTTAAGggactgatttttaattttgggtAAGTGCACGGCCACTTTTTGATAGTTTCTTGGCAGAGTTGCATCAAACTGTCCATTTTCAAGTCCTTTGATAAGGCAACTGAGAAAgtcttcttgtttttctctttttagatGTATCTTTTGAGGAACCAAGGCTGACCTCCTGGTATGGGGAACTTCCTTACACATACTCCAGGAAAACAATGCAGCCAAACCCAAATGTACGTATATGTTTAccgttttcttttgttgctgtcTACAAATAAATCCTTTGCAGAGATTGAGACACAATAAATCCCTCtctcctgtatttttctgtagagTATCTATCTGCATTTTGTTTGTGATCAGCAACAGGTA
Encoded here:
- the ALKBH3 gene encoding alpha-ketoglutarate-dependent dioxygenase alkB homolog 3 gives rise to the protein MAGRRQRARVQGGWAGAPAGRPAGEAQRAAPKAPLASSLAPAGTRPAWMRKDQPHTEKQFVFEKPSEVVHKVPEAGMIDKPGVYELSTGPSGVSRIHLISGFIDSEQADWMFEQLLKDIPWGQRTHIRQDVSFEEPRLTSWYGELPYTYSRKTMQPNPNWHPLLTELKERIEEFSGYTFNSLLCNLYRTEKDSVDWHSDDEPSLGTNPVIASLSFGATRTFEMRKKPSPEENGDYTYVKRLRIPLDHGTLMMMEGATQEDWQHRVPKEYHSRDARINLTFRIIHPEPEGVWK